In the genome of Candidatus Methylomirabilis lanthanidiphila, one region contains:
- the rplJ gene encoding 50S ribosomal protein L10 produces MNRVEKAAVIDELKTALAGATVAMLADPKGLTMSELTELRKQLRQQGMTLQIVKNTLARLATTGTQLQDLKPYLVGPTAILHGKGDPTGPAKLLATFTKTKPTFQIKAGFAEGTVLGGQDVMALADLPSREVLAAKLAGLMQSPLRGLVVVLNGPLRSLLMVLEAVRQQKG; encoded by the coding sequence GTGAATCGGGTAGAAAAAGCAGCGGTAATTGATGAACTTAAGACCGCACTGGCGGGGGCGACGGTCGCGATGCTGGCGGACCCTAAGGGCCTTACGATGAGCGAGTTGACCGAGCTGAGAAAACAGCTTCGGCAGCAAGGCATGACTCTTCAGATTGTCAAAAACACGCTCGCGAGATTGGCCACCACGGGGACACAGCTTCAGGATCTCAAGCCGTATCTCGTGGGTCCGACAGCGATTCTTCATGGAAAAGGCGATCCCACGGGGCCGGCTAAGCTCCTTGCCACGTTTACGAAGACGAAACCGACCTTCCAAATCAAAGCCGGTTTTGCGGAGGGAACGGTGTTGGGCGGGCAAGACGTGATGGCACTCGCCGATCTCCCCTCACGTGAGGTGCTTGCGGCGAAACTTGCCGGTTTGATGCAATCCCCTCTGCGCGGCCTTGTGGTGGTGCTGAATGGACCCCTTCGTTCCCTCCTGATGGTCCTCGAAGCGGTGAGGCAGCAGAAGGGGTA
- a CDS encoding 50S ribosomal protein L1, with product MSNVGKRYGAAAEAVTRVGSCDLAKAIEVVKSNAGAKFDETMEMAVRLGVDPKHADQMVRGTVVLPHGTGKSVRVLVFAKGEQEKEARDAGADYVGCEDLVEKIQQGWLEFDRAIATPNVMGLVGRLGKVLGPRGLMPNPKTGTVTFDVGRAVREFKGGKIEYRTEKAGIVHAPFGKASFTANQLYENAMTLLDALVRAKPATSKGRYLNGVAVSSTMGPGVRVDLDTLVRLAKS from the coding sequence ATGTCGAACGTTGGAAAGCGCTATGGGGCGGCCGCTGAAGCGGTGACACGGGTAGGCTCGTGCGATCTGGCCAAGGCGATAGAGGTGGTGAAGTCGAATGCCGGCGCGAAGTTTGATGAGACGATGGAAATGGCGGTTCGCCTGGGGGTTGATCCGAAGCATGCCGATCAGATGGTCAGGGGTACGGTCGTATTACCCCATGGAACAGGCAAGAGTGTTCGAGTGCTGGTCTTTGCCAAGGGCGAACAGGAGAAAGAGGCTCGGGACGCCGGCGCCGACTACGTGGGCTGTGAAGACCTGGTAGAGAAGATCCAGCAGGGGTGGCTTGAGTTCGATCGGGCAATTGCCACCCCGAACGTCATGGGTTTGGTGGGACGCCTCGGAAAGGTGCTCGGTCCTCGGGGATTGATGCCCAATCCGAAGACCGGCACCGTCACCTTCGATGTTGGAAGGGCGGTCAGAGAGTTCAAGGGTGGAAAGATTGAGTATCGCACGGAAAAGGCGGGGATCGTGCATGCGCCTTTCGGCAAGGCCTCCTTTACAGCGAATCAGCTCTATGAGAATGCGATGACGTTGTTGGATGCGTTGGTTCGGGCCAAGCCGGCTACCAGCAAGGGTCGATATCTCAATGGGGTCGCTGTATCGTCGACAATGGGGCCGGGTGTACGGGTAGATCTTGACACCCTGGTGCGGTTAGCAAAGAGCTGA
- a CDS encoding 50S ribosomal protein L11 codes for MAKKVTAIVKLQVPAGKANPAPPVGPALGQHGVNIMEFCKAFNAQTASEEGLVIPVVITIYVDRSFTFVTKTPPAAILLKQAVGIAKASKEPNRTKVGKVTRKQVEEIARTKMPDLNALSLESAVRIIEGTAKTMGIEVA; via the coding sequence ATGGCTAAAAAGGTCACTGCGATTGTGAAACTTCAGGTGCCGGCCGGCAAGGCCAATCCGGCGCCGCCGGTCGGTCCTGCGCTCGGACAGCATGGCGTCAATATTATGGAGTTCTGTAAGGCCTTCAATGCGCAGACCGCGTCGGAAGAAGGCTTGGTAATTCCTGTTGTCATTACTATCTATGTGGATCGATCTTTCACGTTTGTCACCAAGACTCCGCCGGCAGCCATTCTGTTAAAGCAGGCGGTGGGAATTGCGAAGGCCTCCAAAGAACCGAACCGCACAAAGGTGGGGAAGGTGACCAGGAAACAGGTAGAAGAGATCGCGCGAACGAAGATGCCGGACCTGAATGCGCTGTCACTTGAGTCGGCTGTCAGGATTATCGAGGGAACGGCGAAGACCATGGGGATTGAAGTGGCTTAA